The following are from one region of the Silene latifolia isolate original U9 population chromosome 9, ASM4854445v1, whole genome shotgun sequence genome:
- the LOC141600852 gene encoding uncharacterized protein LOC141600852, with translation MRRAKFTEEQKELIKQYRQSHVKPGMVRHAFTLRYPDQPPPILKQIYNENARLSAKDKDGRNSVQYMLHLANQANYISESVKHPETKKLTHVWFTHPESVKMFKAWPNVILIDSTYKTNKYGLILVQCVGVTPVGKFFLIGYALIENEGKEGYKWVLRRLESLLEPDVRPTVIVTDHERGLLAALPDVFRTSHHFLCLFHVYTAIEARATNMERNGNFGKALAHGAWKKVVEAKTFDECTMEWNELRKKYCCHPALISYLELTWWHKIHMFDKCFTNLVLHFGNTTTSRVESAHAQLKMWLGSAELTLDSIWKRADVMLHGQHIEIRKTLEDSISKTVVTNMYYGNIFSMLSGRVSATAIEAMLVEYNRGTDLGYYLEENCGCTLWTTHKLLCACRLHTVFHEGKRIHPDDLHVFWSRLAYTDSSHRRSRHNDVMEDLFDKVRAAHHSIQRDVIESLFSKLYPEDEVIEEPEIKDTRKGRPRKSNTRNKSAFEHSRRSYPSTSTSNGEGGDGPPLELNYNCITYVGLFDYQYCMPEAVIDGFLGFFNPEGDGHCGFRVMSHAKTGNQNNYLEMRKQLMVELQQNIYMTIYYGERNSACRRIKWAHHTPCHKPNWMEANDLHGFATLFNWTICFVTLQVNLIGERVWTGSNTYLPLRPVPGVRAPYGILWILFTGNHFVRLRMDDNCVMPPISDQWINNRHDDVMMTSRIMKTFISKDLICGGNLYFRVLCLTRLLSYCNILEI, from the exons ATGCGTAGAGCGAAATTTACTGAAGAACAGAAAGAATTGATTAAGCAGTATCGGCAGTCTCACGTGAAACCGGGGATGGTTAGACATGCTTTTACGCTTCGGTATCCTGATCAACCGCCCCCGATTCTGAAACAAATTTATAATGAGAATGCCCGATTGAGTGCGAAGGATAAAGATGGGAGAAATAGTGTGCAATATATGTTGCATTTAGCGAACCAAGCTAACTACATTAGTGAGTCCGTCAAACATCCTGAAACAAAAAAACTTACACATGTTTGGTTTACTCATCCAGAGTCGGTGAAGATGTTTAAAGCGTGGCCAAATGTTATTCTAATCGACTCCACTTACAAGACAAATAAATACGGTCTTATATTGGTTCAATGTGTAGGTGTCACACCTGTTGGAAAATTTTTTTTGATAGGTTACGCGTTAATTGAGAATGAGGGTAAAGAAGGGTATAAGTGGGTTTTGAGAAGGTTAGAGTCATTGTTGGAACCAGATGTGAGGCCAACAGTCATAGTTACGGATCACGAGCGTGGTCTACTTGCTGCACTTCCTGATGTATTTCGTACTTCCCATCATTTCTTGTGCTTATTTCACGTATACACTGCAATTGAGGCTAGAGCAACGAACATGGAGAGGAATGGTAATTTTGGGAAAGCGTTAGCACACGGTGCTTGGAAGAAAGTTGTTGAAGCTAAAACATTTGATGAATGTACCATGGAGTGGAATGAGTTGCGGAAAAAATATTGTTGTCATCCTGCACTTATCAGTTATCTTGAGTTGACTTGGTGGCATAAAATCCATATGTTTGACAAATGCTTTACTAATTTGGTGCTTCATTTTGGCAACACAACTACGTCTAGAGTTGAGTCCGCTCATGCTCAATTGAAGATGTGGTTAGGATCAGCTGAACTTACTCTTGACAGTATATGGAAACGGGCTGATGTTATGCTTCACGGGCAACATATTGAAATTCGTAAAACGCTGGAAGATTCTATAAGCAAGACAGTTGTTACTAATATGTATTATGGGAATATATTTTCAATGTTGAGTGGAAGAGTTTCGGCGACCGCCATTGAAGCAATGTTAGTGGAATATAATCGTGGGACtgatttgggttattatttggaggaGAATTGTGGTTGCACATTATGGACGACCCATAAGCTATTGTGTGCTTGTCGGTTACATACAGTTTTCCATGAAGGTAAAAGAATTCATCCTGATGATTTACATGTGTTTTGGTCACGGTTAGCCTACACGGATTCCAGTCATCGGCGTTCTCGCCATAATGATGTGATGGAGGACCTTTTCGATAAAGTTCGGGCGGCCCACCATTCGATCCAAAGAGATGTAATTGAGTCATTGTTCAGTAAGTTGTATCCTGAGGACGAGGTTATTGAGGAACCTGAAATAAAAGATACAAGGAAAGGTCGTCCAAGGAAGTCCAATACCCGTAATAAATCTGCTTTCGAACATTCCAGACGTAGTTACCCGAGTACGTCAACCAGTAACGGTGAAG GTGGTGATGGACCCCCTCTTGAGCTTAATTATAACTGTATAACATACGTCGGTCTTTTCGATTATCAGTATTGTATGCCTGAGGCGGTCATTGAtgggtttttagggttttttaACCCGGAAGGTGATGGTCATTGTGGTTTTCGGGTTATGTCGCATGCAAAAACAGGAAATCAAAACAATTATCTCGAGATGCGAAAACAGTTGATGGTGGAGTTGCAACAGAACATCTATATGACTATCTACTACGGTGAGCGAAACAGTGCTTGTAGACGAATCAAATGGGCTCATCATACACCATGTCATAAGCCAAATTGGATGGAGGCCAATGATTTGCATGGTTTTGCAACATTGTTCAACTGGACAATATGTTTCGTGACTCTCCAAGTTAACCTAATCGGTGAACGTGTATGGACCGGTTCTAACACGTACCTACCTCTACGACCAGTTCCAGGTGTCAGGGCCCCATATGGTATTCTATGGATTCTTTTTACAGGTAATCATTTTGTGCGTCTACGCATGGATGATAATTGTGTCATGCCTCCCATCAGCGATCAGTGGATCAATAATCGGCATGATGACGTCATGATGACGTCGCGTATTATGAAAACATTTATATCGAAAGACTTGATTTGTGGTGGCAATTTGTATTTTCGGGTATTATGTTTAACCCGTTTACTTAGTTATTGTAATATTTTAGAAATTTGA